Proteins from a genomic interval of Colias croceus chromosome 2, ilColCroc2.1:
- the LOC123699220 gene encoding uncharacterized protein LOC123699220 yields the protein MSGHSSPLNGGYDAAEPAMRLSVRKDLFPDERLPKIVTNSDSDNEQDQLEDYSCVKLETDFEQSIDDIANQKMQVVNGIMPSAPRSRHKKHKQRSRRDSDQSTLNGYLPSERKRKKHSRSSRSRTHKSNSVVSKIKGGKNLNLVSSSECQEDEDEEDSDAESESSEDEVLQSSVKLKFLPRQSGKPYSHELSQLSTKKKSKDSSKEQRTHVVIPCSGKPRSMLGLCSSRSKKKSKKPDRTPTYRSQIVDSSTKLKIKIKRTGIEEAVSIVAPTPTIIADIVPRKSKKKRAASPAPSVSSGEEYDPTRGDTAAAMSVAAPKPRQSRQKAPRKSNNNTKSKAQKTEKSRSSAAESRDAGPQSPWATSMPEEILTKIFEYVVIQQGTLPAIVRLSSVCKFWHSVSCKPEFWRNVDLAQYTVDKCKTDYKLVWLLENRLSQCQSLNIAQWDVCNVTWVLTCLVDYCPDLVELGVAGWSRITPEQLFDMIQGLPKLQRIDLSSLSELGSSSTCLSAASVARIMENFGNRLTHLTLANNKFSALQQTLTSVATYCPNLEVLDISGALATSHPAAVPLEALQKGCPKLRVFRAANAQLVLANATTSQQMEAGGWAQLEELSIAGGAAAERTQVGEYRFGEEALARLVRGATRLRLLDLRGLHRLTDSGLVRVPAWDLQHLFLGGCNVTRQRNACLELICEKWSHSLIELDLSWASANKVLDDAVAALADAATSKLRILNLFGSSVSLEPVKKVLLKCSQLESLNLSLCRALPRGMKRLYTGKELQDLKDSFDTTKVKKEGNKEHENKKGKKSSKAESSKSEDKKIENSDSVSESSSVNLDIKSPESKSSSCVFQEPRSVSDASTVNDKLAKLLSPKDSSDFAVAINEAKYSSSIAKLSSPLAQSKPDSSCTPRSDPLKAELGSPHYSPVQKPDSQVPSSPDVQSELVKTNSSWNIGPFKRTPNHKSEASPLNRLESHNKIKQAKVIEQCSPTTSLENKRSPETLGVKPDIKNPNSWNYGSYSPMPRQDNQFSSQRSPYSAQPSPAQPSPYSTQPSPYSTQPSPYSSQPSPYSAQPSPDTSQMVKTDLQKSNAWNTGNFSPLPKHHAPFSPHPSTHNSPDPGLGVKNENLRSNPNKTPGQYSPMSRPQHHSPYSPRPSVDNSYSNKKSPVVAGKYSPMMRSDCHLPSPDGGHAARPHIAGRGQEIYGRAVTKAPEVVQNIPPPDMSNSWGLDRFSQMSTPTAGIESLVWGSAPFGQARLDSAPQWGPGARRGDAGDPWALGQFRIEPPHQLHNTFVEQSVSFDSLSAHVEQQAQLLAGYLEDGFPEPSRVD from the exons ATGTCGGGCCATTCCAGTCCCCTCAACGGCGGCTATGATGCTGCTGAGCCTGCCATGAGACTTTCGGTCCGCAAGGATCTCTTCCCGGATGAGCGCCTGCCCAAAATTGTCACCAATTCTGACTCTGATAATGAGCAAGATCAGCTCGAAGACTACTCCTGCGTTAAGCTGGAAACTGACTTCGAGCAAAGCATAGATGATATAGCAAATCAGAAAATGCAGGTTGTGAACGGAATCATGCCGAGTGCTCCACGATCCCGTCATAAAAAGCACAAACAGCGGTCAAGACGTGATTCTGATCAATCCACTTTAAATGGTTATCTTCCTTCCGAGCGCAAAAGGAAAAAACATTCTCGTAGTTCTCGCAGCCGGACCCATAAGAGTAACAGTGTTGTCTCAAAAATTAAAGGTGGTAAAAATTTGAACTTAGTAAGTAGTAGTGAGTGTCAAGAAGATGAAGATGAAGAGGACTCAGATGCTGAAAGTGAAAGTTCAGAGGATGAAGTGCTACAAAGTAGTGTTAAGTTGAAATTTTTGCCAAGGCAAAGTGGGAAACCTTACAGTCATGAACTTAGTCAATTATCTACGAAAAAGAAATCTAAAGACTCCTCAAAAGAGCAAAGGACTCATGTAGTTATCCCTTGTAGTGGTAAGCCTAGATCCATGCTAGGTCTGTGTAGTTCGCGTAGCAAAAAGAAATCTAAGAAGCCTGATCGTACACCCACATATCGAAGCCAGATAGTGGATTCAAGTACTAAATTAAAGATTAAGATAAAAAGGACGGGTATTGAAGAGGCAGTAAGCATA GTGGCTCCAACACCTACAATTATAGCAGATATAGTTCCGAGGAAGTCGAAGAAGAAGCGAGCTGCTTCCCCCGCGCCTAGTGTCAGTTCTGGTGAAGAATATGATCCCACTAGAGGTGATACTGCAGCCGCTATGAGTGTCGCAGCACCTAAACCGCGACAGTCGCGGCAAAAAGCTCCTCGTAAATCtaataacaatacaaaaagtaaag CTCAAAAGACTGAAAAAAGTAGAAGTAGTGCAGCTGAGAGTAGAGATGCAGGGCCCCAAAGCCCTTGGGCAACTTCTATGCCGGAAGAAAttctaacaaaaatatttgaatatgtaGTCATACAACAAGGCACACTCCCTGCTATAGTTAG ATTGAGTAGCGTATGTAAATTTTGGCATAGCGTAAGTTGTAAGCCTGAATTTTGGAGAAACGTCGACCTTGCACAATACACTGTAGATAAATGTAAAACTGATTATAAACTTGTGTGGCTACTGGAAAATCGACTGTCACAATGTCaaagtttaaatattg ctCAATGGGATGTATGTAATGTGACATGGGTGCTGACATGTTTGGTGGACTATTGTCCCGATTTAGTGGAACTCGGAGTTGCTGGATGGAGTCGAATCACTCCTGAACAATTGTTTGACATGATTCAAGGGCTGCCGAAGTTGCAAAGGATTGATTTATCGTCTTTG tcAGAATTAGGCAGTTCAAGTACATGTTTATCGGCGGCTTCAGTGGCGCGGATTATGGAAAATTTCGGAAACCGCCTAACTCATCTCACTCTAGCCAATAACAAGTTTTCAGCTTTACAGCAAACATTGACTTCAGTAGCG ACGTACTGTCCGAATTTGGAAGTACTGGATATATCAGGAGCACTGGCCACATCTCACCCCGCTGCAGTTCCCTTAGAGGCTTTACAGAAAGGTTGTCCCAAATTGAGAGTGTTTCGAGCTGCTAATGCGCAGCTTGTTCTTGCTAATGCTACCACGTCTCAACAG ATGGAGGCGGGCGGGTGGGCGCAGCTGGAGGAGCTGTCGATCGCGGGCGGCGCGGCGGCGGAGCGCACGCAGGTGGGCGAGTACCGGTTCGGCGAGGAGGCGCTGGCGCGGCTCGTGCGCGGCGCCACGCGCCTGCGCCTGCTCGACCTGCGCGGCCTGCACCGCCTCACCGACTCGGGGCTCGTGCGCGTGCCCGCCTGGGACCTGCAGCACCTCTTCCTCGGCG GTTGCAACGTGACGCGGCAACGCAACGCGTGCCTAGAGCTGATCTGCGAGAAGTGGTCGCACAGCCTCATCGAGCTGGACCTGTCGTGGGCCTCCGCCAACAAGGTGCTGGACGACGCGGTGGCCGCGCTGGCCGACGCAGCTACTAGCAAACTTAG aatactcAATCTTTTCGGCTCGTCTGTATCTTTGGAACCAGTAAAGAAAGTATTGTTAAAGTGCTCCCAATTAGAATCGTTGAATTTAAGCTTGTGTCGGGCTTTACCGCGAGGTATGAAGCGGTTGTACACAGGCAAGGAACTTCAAGACTTGAAAGATAGCTTCGACACCACTAAAGTGAAAAAAGAGGGCAATAAAGAGcacgaaaataaaaaaggcaaaaaGTCGTCCAAAGCAGAGTCCTCGAAAAGCGAGGACAAGAAAATTGAGAACTCAGATAGCGTTTCCGAAAGTTCTAGTGTTAATTTAGATATCAAATCTCCAGAGTCCAAGTCTTCCTCGTGTGTCTTTCAAGAGCCGCGTAGCGTGTCCGATGCGTCCACTGTTAACGATAAACTCGCAAAGCTTCTGTCGCCAAAGGATTCCTCAGATTTCGCTGTTGCCATAAATGAAGCGAAATATTCTTCATCAATTGCTAAACTGTCGAGCCCGCTCGCACAATCGAAACCTGATTCATCCTGTACCCCAAGATCGGACCCGTTGAAAGCCGAGTTAGGTAGTCCACATTATAGTCCCGTCCAAAAACCAGATAGCCAAGTTCCGAGTAGTCCCGACGTTCAATCAGAATTAGTTAAAACGAATAGTTCTTGGAATATAGGCCCATTCAAAAGAACACCAAATCATAAGTCTGAAGCGAGCCCTCTTAATAGATTAGAAAgtcacaataaaattaaacaagcgAAAGTCATAGAGCAATGTAGCCCTACGACTTCGCTAGAAAATAAACGAAGTCCCGAAACGTTAGGTGTTAAACCGGATATCAAGAATCCAAATAGTTGGAATTACGGCAGCTACAGTCCTATGCCTAGACAAGATAATCAATTTTCGTCACAAAGAAGTCCCTACTCGGCACAACCGAGTCCCGCTCAACCTAGCCCTTACTCGACCCAGCCGAGCCCTTACTCGACGCAACCTAGCCCGTATTCCTCGCAACCCAGTCCGTATTCGGCTCAACCGAGTCCAGACACGAGCCAAATGGTAAAAACTGACCTTCAAAAGTCAAACGCGTGGAATACGGGTAATTTCAGTCCCCTACCTAAACATCACGCGCCTTTTTCTCCTCACCCTTCGACACACAACAGTCCAGATCCCGGTCTAGgagttaaaaatgaaaatctcAGAAGCAACCCGAACAAAACGCCCGGGCAATACAGTCCCATGTCGAGACCGCAGCACCACAGCCCCTACTCGCCGCGGCCGAGCGTGGACAACAGCTACAGTAACAAAAAGAGTCCCGTAGTGGCCGGCAAGTACAGCCCGATGATGCGCTCCGACTGCCACCTGCCGAGCCCGGACGGGGGACACGCCGCGCGCCCGCACATCGCCGGCCGGGGCCAGGAGATCTACGGCCGGGCCGTGACCAAAGCGCCGGAAGTCGTCCAGAACATCCCACCGCCCGACATGTCCAACTCGTGGGGCCTGGACAGGTTCAGCCAAATGAGCACGCCGACGGCGGGCATCGAGTCGCTCGTGTGGGGCAGCGCGCCGTTCGGGCAGGCGCGGCTGGACAGCGCGCCGCAGTGGGGGCCGGGCGCGCGGCGCGGCGACGCCGGCGACCCGTGGGCGCTGGGCCAGTTCCGCATCGAGCCGCCGCACCAGCTGCACAACACGTTCGTGGAGCAGAGCGTCAGCTTCGACTCGCTGAGCGCGCACGTGGAGCAGCAGGCGCAGCTGCTGGCCGGCTACCTGGAGGACGGCTTCCCCGAGCCCTCGCGCGTGGACTGA